A stretch of Aedes aegypti strain LVP_AGWG chromosome 2, AaegL5.0 Primary Assembly, whole genome shotgun sequence DNA encodes these proteins:
- the LOC5574456 gene encoding uncharacterized protein LOC5574456 yields MYLTRPSYSAPWDRFPIDHEEFSTGPAHTWVQWSADSAVQPPNAVKAGADHDGSPIYVGRASHYGDMLPAKVIPLRRVAYVTHDGLELSKPRFEVLCGLGFTWVPCENGNLPKGAVLCGKTAYGEQLYIGRAHHNGSVTPGKIIRSHGCLYIGFDGVELAHPKYEVLVDSRESQKQSVGGHWVSAQSNGRVPPGALLAGKDSDGAAIYLGRVYRFGLHLPAKVIPSKRMCHTGDEGLEFEMTEYEALCNANVSWVPFRGVYPLNAIECGRDRYGEKLYFGRGRYEGSLTPGKILECSKILKIPYGFKEIVLHEFDILVDNSLPTTKCSQALDWQASSNSLPVPRGAVLAGYDKDGSPIFVGRVQYQGSQLPAKVIPRKKLCHTCHKGREIEMTSYEALCNARVAWVPFSGTIPAKAVVCGRTMWGETVYIGRGHHKGSLTPGKVLEHERVLKIPFGWNELTISDFEILVEL; encoded by the exons ATGTATCTAACCCGACCAAGTTATAGTGCACCCTGGGATAGATTTCCCATTGACCATGAAGAATTCTCAACTGGCCCGG CACACACGTGGGTACAATGGTCTGCGGATTCTGCCGTTCAACCACCTAATGCAGTAAAAGCTGGCGCGGATCATGATGGATCTCCCATATATGTTGGCCGTGCCAGTCACTACGGGGATATGCTTCCAGCCAAAGTGATCCCCCTTCGTAGGGTAGCGTATGTGACTCACGATGGGCTCGAGCTTTCCAAGCCGCGTTTTGAG GTTCTGTGTGGACTTGGATTCACTTGGGTTCCATGTGAGAACGGAAATCTTCCCAAAGGAGCAGTATTGTGCGGTAAAACAGCATACGGAGAACAGCTGTACATCGGAAGAGCCCACCATAATGGGAGTGTGACACCTGGCAAAATTATACGCAGTCACGGTTGCTTGTACATTGGATTCGATGGAGTTGAGCTTGCCCATCCCAAGTATGAGGTGTTGGTAGATTCGAGAGAAT CTCAGAAACAAAGTGTCGGAGGACATTGGGTATCTGCCCAAAGTAACGGACGTGTACCGCCAGGTGCCCTTTTGGCTGGTAAGGACAGCGATGGAGCAGCAATCTATTTGGGTCGTGTTTATAGATTTGGACTACATCTGCCTGCCAAAGTGATCCCAAGCAAACGCATGTGCCATACTGGTGATGAAGGGCTAGAATTTGAGATGACCGAGTACGAAGCTTTGTGCAACGCTAATGTTTCGTGGGTTCCTTTCCGGGGAGTATATCCACTCAATGCAATCGAATGTGGACGGGATCGATACGGCGAGAAACTGTACTTTGGACGAGGTCGTTACGAGGGAAGCTTGACTCCAGGCAAAATTCTTGAATGCagcaaaatcttgaaaataccATACGGATTCAAAGAAATTGTGCTACACGAGTTTGACATTTTGGTAGATAATAGCCTACCAACAACGAAGTGCTCTCAAGCTC TGGACTGGCAAGCAAGCAGCAACAGTTTGCCTGTACCGAGAGGCGCTGTCCTTGCTGGTTATGATAAAGATGGCTCACCAATTTTTGTGGGACGTGTACAGTATCAAGGAAGCCAACTGCCGGCTAAGGTGATTCCACGCAAGAAGTTGTGCCATACTTGTCACAAAGGAAGAGAAATCGAAATGACATCCTACGAAGCGCTCTGTAATGCACGTGTGGCCTGGGTTCCGTTCAGTGGTACTATTCCGGCAAAGGCGGTCGTTTGCGGTCGTACCATGTGGGGCGAAACGGTTTACATAGGTCGAGGACACCATAAGGGAAGCCTGACGCCGGGAAAAGTTTTGGAACACGAACGGGTACTCAAGATTCCATTCGGCTGGAATGAACTTACCATCAGCGACTTCGAAATACTAGTAGAGCTTTAA